The genome window gattaacagagttggaatggaccttgtaggtcatctagtccaaccccccaccttagcgggagaccctacaccatttctgacaaatggcagtccactctcttcttgaaagcttccggtgatgaagctcccacaacttctgaaggcaacttctgttccatcggttgattgtcctcactgtcaggaaattcctccttaattccaggttgaatctctccttgttcagtttccatccattattccttgtctggccttcaggtgccttggaaaatagcttgaccctcctctctgtggcagtccctcaaatattggaagatgctatcctgtctcccctggtccttctcttcactagaccagccatgcccagttcctgcaaccattcagcgtaggttttagcctccagtcccctcatcatcctggtggttcttctctgcactctttctagagtctcaacatctttttaatagtgtgatgaccaaaactggatgcagtattctaggtgtggtcttactagggttttatagaatggtattagtacctcccttgatcttaattgtattcctctgttaatgcaatttaggattgcattggcttttttggctgccatcacacactgttggctcatatttaattggttgtccactaagactccaagataaggtgagcaacttttttacaatgagaaggaggacacaaataaattgaagaaaaaatatcgtaaataaaagaaacattttatttattgcaacaataatacagaatacactatgataaatgcataataaaaacatttgtaacaacattttatattgtaattatgcttacatgcctattaattattatttaaatgagtacttttccattgaatgaatattttttgccaatgtatcatcttctaacaatatattgaaaatatctgaacaagaaatatccttcatattgagTATTACGGCAAGTGCTGCAGCTGgagtatcaacattcaatctcgatttctcacctttccaaaaatcattagcaattgaataaataaaattaattattaaaactgaaacaataacataagcgaatacacttgtaaataaaattatacatatctggaaattattaaatagataatgaattaataaaacgtgaattattgtgctcacctgtgtatggttgaatattcactgagaaagaagtgagtctaatgcgtgcaCGTGTGCCATGCCGAGTTTCGGTAAAAAGTAAATAAAGCCACTTGCACGCGGCACACTCATGCATGTGCAAAACAATTCTCCTTTGGGGAAcgcatgcgtctcataatcgtGTCTCGAcacactgtaccgagccttgacgaatcgtcatgtcaaatacaaatacgtcacatcgcACAAAACGGATTGGATTGGCATTGATCGAATATGGAGATTTACAAATTAGTCTttaaatatcgaaaaggaggacagaacttgcaaaagaaggactgtcctccctaaaggaggacgattggtcaccttactccaagatccctctcacagttcctgctaTTAAGACGGGTTTCACCAAGTCCATATGtgtccttttggtttttcttgcttaagcGTAAGATTTGACTTTTTCtatgctgaatttcattttgtgagataagtgttcaagtctgtcaagatccatctaagtttactgttattttaaatatacactaatcggcatattttaaaatgaaattttgttgcatactaatatatctttttttaaaaatatatattttttattttttattgtgaaaGTTAAAATGCAAATTCCACAAAAAAGGGAGGGTGGAAATCAGATTTTTACCAAAAAACTTTAACAAAGCTTCAaaaaacatttattaaaaaaaacgaaAGAAGATTCTACTTCACCTTTCTGACTTTTTTCTCTTTTAGTGCATGCTAAAATACCTTGTGCCCTCCGGGAAAAGCTCAGGCGGGCTTCCCCTAGCAACATCTTCCTGCAAATTTAAGAAAGGAGCTGTTTTCTTTTGCAGATGCAGCCCTGCCAGCAGACAGCGGGATACCTCATCCTGACCCTTCTGCTCCTCTGGcagcccaggagggccttccaggcACAAGCCATGCAAGAGGTAAAGTGGGGCGTGGGTGGGGGctgagaccaccttctgccggTGCTTGGCCAAAATCACTGGGTGGTGACATTCTCTCTCCTGTGGCTTTCGCCTGGGGGTGATCTCATGTGGTGAGAATTCCTTTCTCGCCAAACTTTCCAGAGTTTCCAGAGTGTTCACGTGTAATTGGGAAAGACCTCGGGAGATGGAGGAAGGGAAGGTAGCAAGGGAACAGACAGATTAGAGgcagctgagtcctcagctgcATAACAGATGGAGAAAAGAGTCTTAGAAGGGACCTTCCTTCGTTTCTCAGGCTGCAAACAGACGGTGggaaatttgtactttcagacagcTTTAAAGAACAGTCAGGTAAGAAATAGCTCAGCCCACAGTTGCATaatgcgtgggggggggggggaaagaggctcAGAAGAAAGCTATAAAAAGTACAAGTCTCAGGCTATAAAAAAGACAGTGGGAGacttgtactttcagatttgcaagattttatTAATGGATCTTgaaaacagtcagataagagttAGAATAAGATCATCTTTATTGTCATTTGATgacaaatgtaccttgatgaacgtatcttttcttttatgtacactgagagcatctgcaccaagacaaattccttgtgtgtccaatcacacttggccaataaaattctattctattctattctattctatttttactgTGGATACACTGgcacatattaaaaatgaaattcctggtgtacacatacatacatacgtaacaTACATATAGAcgtgctatatacatacatatgtgtataCCTACACCCATacgtataaatacatgtaaatgtTAATCACTGTTCATCTTGAATATATGATGGAAAGAAGAAGTTTGAAAAGGTTGATACTGTATGGAACAGATAAGGGACAGCGTAGCCCACAGCTGCATAATGGATGGAGAAAAcaggctcagaagggaccctccctagtttctcagggtgTAAAACAGATGgtgggagaattgtactttcagactttcaGGATTCTATTAATGTTGGTTTAAGGAAGAGGCAGGTAAgaggcaaggaatataaacccatcttccaccattcagtcagagctaaagaatggCCCACAGCTGCATTATGCATGGAAAGGgaggctcagaagggaccctccctagtttctcagggtgTAAAAGAGATGGTGGGATAATTGTACTTTCAGGTgtccaagattctgttaatgcagctttgCAATAAAGTGGAATTAGCTCACCTGGTCaagtttcctgtctggtctacctaaTAAGATGGACATCATGCTAGCCTCAGTCAGGGTCAACATCATTTAGTGAAGGTGGCAGGAAGCAAAAAACACTCACAGGAGTTTTAAATAATaaactctgctggctggggaattctgggagctgaagtccacaagtctcaaagtggccaggtttggagactTCTGGACACACCCAGTTCCCACAACCATTTATTGTATGTTTTCCAGGAGACGTCTGCCAGATCTTCAGGCTGGAGATTTGGGGGAGACCTTGAGACCTTCTGCCTATATAGCCACTGTCCCTCACTCTCCATCTTCTTTTATGTCACAGCAGCCCCTTGATCCCGCGCTCGGCCCCGGCCCACGACAGCTTCTTCCTTCCAGGGAAGAGAAGTCCACGACTGACCTGGTGGCCAAAATGTTACTCCTGAACGAACTGGTGTCCTTGGAAAATGACGTCTTTGAGACCAAGAAGAAGAGAAGCTTCACAGGGTTTGGTTCACCCCTCGACAGGCTTTCCAAGGGCCTGAAGACCAAGCAGAGGTGggtgactcctcctcctcctccttcatcataCTTGCTGCTCTTGAGGTGATCCCAGATGTTCTCCATTCAGTCGTGTTCGATTCTTGGTGATCCTCTGGGCGAGGGGGTCTCCCCACCTCTTCCAGTCTTGCTCTGCTTCTTTGAGTTATTCAGTGCTCTGGCTGAGGTCAGCTTTGATGGTTTCCAGCCACCACTGTTCTTTagcggcctggtttcctttgaccGCTGATTCTTCACACAGTTGCTTTCTCCAATGAATTCTCCtgcatcacgtgatcaaaataagGGAGATGCAGTTTCCTGATATTGCTTTCTTTCAATCAGattggagctggaagggaccttggaggccttctagtccagccctctgctcaagcaggagacccttggccattttaatgcaatctcttcttagaaacctccagtgagtTCTAGGCTGATTCTTGTGACGTGTCTGGTTTGAGGGGGTGACTCCTAGGAAAATTAAGTTGGTGAATTGGGGCATTGGCTGGAAGACCACCCAAGGACATCAAAATGGGTTAAGATCCTGCTTTGCAGCTTCACGTATGTCctggatccctcacatcctggacataaactgtttcaactcctaccctcaaaacgacgctatagagcactgcacaccagaacaactagacacaagaacagttttttcctgaaggccatcactctgctaaacaaataattccctcaacactgtcagactatttactaaatctgcactactattaatcttctcatcgttcccatcaccaatctctttccacttatgactgtatgactgtaacttggttgctggcaatccttgtgatttatattgatattgattgttcctgattgcttatttgtaccctatgcttatcattaagtgttgtatcattaaatgttaaatttgtaccctatgactatcattaagtgttgtaagtgttgttgtaccttgatgaaggtatcttttcttttatgtacactgagagcatctgcaccaagacaaattccttgtgtgtccaatcccacttggccaataaaaattctattctattctattctattctattctattctattctattctattctattccacgtaCACATGTCTGTGAGTTACCAAAGTTCCAAACAGcaatgaaaacagtgacttatgaccatttttcacacttacaactattccaGCATCCCcaagctcatgtgatcaaaattgtttcctgattgcttatttgtatccgaggactaccattaagtgttgtaccttatgattcttgatgaaggtatcttttcttttatgtacactgagagcatctgcaccgaagacaaattccttctgtgtccaatcccacttggccaataaaaaattctattctgctctgcacTGCTCTGCATTGAATGaactggatggaaactcatcaaggagagaagcaacctggaactaagcagaaatttcctggaaGTGAGGTCAGTTAacgagtggaacagaagttgccttcagatgctgtgggagctccatcactggagatttttaagaagagattggtcaacgatctgtctggaatggtctagggtctcctgcttgaacagggggctggactagaagacctccaaggtcccttccaactctgtgattctgctattctgttattctgaggggctgccccaaagaagagggggtcaagctattctccaaagcacctgaaggcaggacaagaagcaacagatggaaactcatcagggagagaagcaatctgaaattggggagaaatttcctgcccattaggacaattaatcagtggaatagcttgtctccagaaattgtggctgcttcatcactggagggttttaagaagaggttggacagtcacttgtctgaaatactctagggtttcctgctcgagcagggggttagactagaagacctccaaggtcccttccaaccctgtaatTGTACAATGCTATGAGATCCAACTTGGAAATATGGAGAatcttcctgacaattagaacaattaaccagtggaacagcttccctccagaagttgtgtttgctccatcactggaggttttcaagaagagattggacagtcactttgtTTGAGATggtccagggtctcctgcttgagcagggggttggactagaggacctccctggtcccttccagctctgtctttCTCTTACTCTGAATTCTATTTGGGAGCCAATTGAACTGAGGACCtgcaagaattatttttttagacatCGGCATGAAAGCGATTGAGAAACGGCAAAGAGTGCAATTTGAGGAAAGGTTATATAAATGCTGGTGTCACAGGGGGAAGGGAATGATGACCGCAAATGGTTTTCAAAATGTTGGGAGAATGGTATTCTTGGTGTGACCAGGAAAACAAATGGCCCGAGTGCAAAAAGAGCTGTGGAGAAAAGCGAAAACGCCCGCGTGACAAAGCGGCTGTGCAATCGGCCAAGTGGGGCTGCGGAGGCTGCAGCTGCGCCCCACAATCggaagactgggggggggggcattgttGTGCGGTTCAAAGAGACGGGAGGCTAGAATGAACACAGAAATGAAAAGGGGTCCTTTCATTTGggaaagaattttaattgaaaaatTCTGAAAGGATACTAAAAAGTGAACGAACCTGGGAAGGTGATGGGGAAATCTTTATGCCGATCTGCAAGCTTTGCTCTTCAGCAGCTTTCTCAGAAATAAATGAATTTCAGAAATGTGGTTTTGTTCGTGgacgttttgcaaaaaaaaaaaaagggggggggatagcaccaaaaaaaaaacaaaaaaacaaaaacggagCTGGATGATGGAGCGTTTTGTGCAAAGCTGGAGCCGAAGGTCGATTTCCGAAGAAGTTAAGATCGGTGCCTGATGGAAGTGAAAcattggagaataaatgaaattcTTCAAAGAAGGTTCAGGGCGGAAACGAGAATCGAAATATGATGGATGATGTTCCTCTGTTTGTTGAAGGCAtcaatggagggatggagggatgtgTGCTGTGAGGGAAGAATCCTGATGAACTTAGAGGTGTGGTGGGTGGGGACATGAAAATAGGGGTGCTTTTGTACCCAagactgggaggaggaggaggaggaggaggaggaggaggaggaggaggactgtgggctccttggtactctctgaacatgattgttttcttgcagacatctcatgacccaactagggaacatcattagGAATAGAATTAACTTCTCCATcagcaaacccctctcccttctagcactgatgatgttacatagctgGTTCAtgaaatgcaagaaaacaacccagctcggagagcatcaaggaccccacagtcctcctcctcctcctcctcccatctacataccttctcccttctagcactgatgatgttccctagttgggttatgaaacatctgcaagaaatcaacccAGCTCAGACAGCACGCAGGACCCTAcagtctttctcctcctcctcctcctccccccgcaaacccccctcccttctagctgacgatgttccctagctgggtcatgaaatgcctgcaagaaaacctccaggctcagagagcgccaaagaccccacagttcagccctgagctaaaGAGATGCTCTTCCATGGGTTGGCAGGAAGGCTGATGGGGTGGGGTCTACCCGCCAGGCCTGGAAGGAGCTGCCTTGATGCCTCTCTTTCTTGCAGGAAAGTCGTGCCGCTGCCAAAGAAACGGTTTGGGCTTCCTCTGGACCGGATCGGCGTGAATCGCCTGAGCAGCTCCAGAGCTTAGGAGAAGTGGGTAAGATCAAGCCACCCAAAGCTGATTCCAGGAGCACCCCGTCTCCCGCCCCCCCACCTTCTCCGTCTCTTGCCAGGGGctggggagggggcggaggggggcagggagggaCCTGTTTTCCTCCTCCGTCTTCCATTGGTGGGAAATTCTTGGACACTCCTTGTggaccttctccctcttctagggTCACCTCCGGGGTTTAAAACGCCTCTTGGGGGGAATTGCAAGTGGGAGGAATCTGGGTGCTACCTGGGTCAAGTTTCGAAGGGACCCAAAAAGCTGAATTGGTATCTTGGGCTAAATGGAAGTTgctttactttattttaattattatttatatttattattatacacaaaatgaccgtatacacagcaaacgagataactatgctggatttcgtatcacagatcgctAGTCGAactcttcccaagcatttaggactgcgtgatgtatcagcgaattatgcgagcaaatcccagtaaggtggccgtcTGCAGCTGAccgatggtgatcttgtcagcgccaattgcttttaagtgcttgcccaggtctttaggcacagctcccagtgtgcccagtaccactggaaccacctgcactggtttatgccagagtctctgcagttcgattctcaaatcttgatatctggtgactttttcaagttgtttctcatcgattctgctgtcaccagataTAGCAATGTTGatgatccacacttttttcttttccacaatcgtgatatctggggtattgtgttccaaaactttatcattattatcatttattatcattatttatcatttattattattatcatactatactattttattttacattacgATTTTATgtactttactttattttacttacttcattttcacttcacttcacttttttattttattttatttaatttaatttattattttattttataaatattttatttatttatttctattttaatttgtaccccacctttattatttttgcaaataactcaaggtggcaaacatactaatatttcttcctcctattttccgcacaacaaccctgtgaggtgggttaggcagagagactggcccaaaagcCATCCAGCTGTCTTTCCtgactaaggcaggacaagaactcgTCTCCtgctgattagcccaaagtcactcaggcggctttcgtgcctaaggcgggactagaactcacctggtgattggcccaaaagcttttatgcctaaggcaggactcgaactcacagtttcctgatttctagcttagtgccttagaccaaactggctcttcaacATTAACCGAGATTTGCTTGGTGTGGCTAACACAGCCCCGATTGCATAACTCGGTTTAACCTAGTTAAGGATATTAGCCAGCATCAGGAGCTGCTTCATCTGGGAGATGCAAACCAGAGGATTCCTCCCCAATCCTGCAAACTGAAAGCCTTGGATTCGATTCCTTCCATCTGCAGACGGGCTGGGAAAAATTCCCTCTGTTGCGCTTTTCTCGTGGGACAAAAGAGGGAAACTATTAAATGCATCTGGAATATAACCGCTTTTAATTCATCTGATTTCATCGCATTTTGTGTTTCTATTGAAAAAGCCTCTGTAAAACTCTTTTTTTCCACCCACTTGGCTTGTCGGACCCCCTCCATGGCCAGACGCAGCCCCCTCCTCCCAAATACCCACCTGATCTGCTACGAAATTTGTGTTCCAGGGTAGAAGCTGTCTCCCCCCAGGAAAGCTCCTTCTGACTCAATGTCCCTTCCTTTCCTACAGATTCCCGCCTCCTGGAAGGTCCCCCCATGCCTGGAGAAAGAACTGCGGTGACCCTCCCCACTCCGCTCCCCccaacccatttcttcccaaaGACCTTGCAATTAAGGGGACCTTTTGTTAAGCTGCTTCTTCTGTAGTTCTTTGCCGAGTATTTCTGGCTAATTTCGTTCACTGGGTCAGACTTGTGTTCACTGACGCTCTGTCCTCCTGATAAAACAGGCACAgaaaggctgtgtgtgtgtgtgtgtgtgtgtgtgtgtgtatgtgtacgcaTGTACTATCTAAGAATTGCATTGCATgccactgaaaataaaataaaaggatgaCTTTAGGCATTTGTAAGGTTCCTGAGCGGTTGTGTTGATGTCCTTCTTCCTGGACAAATTCACAAAAGTTGTGAGCACAGCTGTGGAGGGCTACAACCGAAGCTCTTTTCCACATCTTTGCAGGTTGGGGAACTTCTGGGAGTCACCCAGTTttcagctgccaaggttgagaaacactgtgggctccttggtgctctctgagcttgatggttttcttgcagaggtttcatgacccaactagggaacatcatcagctaATAGAGAAGATGATGTTActgagttgggtcatgaaatgtctgcaggaaaaccatcaagctcagagaccaccaaggagccCATAGTCCTCCTCCATGAACCCCATTCTCCACGAACCCCATTCCCTTCGAGCACTGATGATATAATCCAGttcgataatgaaacatctgcaagaaaacaaaccaagctcagagagcaccaaggaccccacagtcatcttcctcctcctcctcttcctcctctccacgaACCCCATtctccttctaacactgatggtgttacttagTAGGGTCACGAAACACCTGTTAAGAAAATCACCTTCCCCCCAGAACACCAAGGGCCCCCCAGTTCGACCCTGAAACACTCCCTGGTCACTCCAGGTCTCTGGTGAAATGATGCAGTTCACCcaagtgggcctctggtggctcagactgctaagacagtctgttattaacagcagctgcctgcaattactgcaggttcaagtcccaccaggcccaaggttgactcagccttccatcctttataaggtaggtaaaatgaggacccagattgttgggggggcaataagttgactttgtatataatatacaaatggatgaagactattgcttaacacattgtaagccgccctgagtccttggaggagggcgggatataaatgcaaaaaaaaaaaaagttaaaataaaatgtcACCTTCACCATTCATCCTTGTAGCCATGGTCAACTCAGGATGAAGGCTTCTTCCCAACTCAGACGGTCCTGAGCTCTCTTTTGCCAATTGGACccccaatacttgctgatgtcatcactCCGTCTTGTTGTAGGTCTCTTtcgatcaagtgggatccattctgtgACTGCCCTGGTCCACTGCCACCGGTTCTTCTTGCTATGCGATCAGCCCCATTTCCATGGCAGTTCTTTGACTCTTCTGATGCCATTGAGTGCTTGGGTTtgtcctctagtccaggggtctccaaccttggcaactttaagcctggaggatttcaactcccagaatatcccagccagctttgctggctgggggattctgggagttgaaatccgccaggcttaaagttgccaaggttggagatccctgctctagtccaAGCGTGGGGCTTTCTATCTTCTCTTGGGATGCTGAGCATCTATCTTTCTGCGGCTCTTGGTGCCACTTgtagcttttgtatcgattgtgaggttagtgtccacgTTTCGCTGCCGTGTGTTAAGAGCAGGTAGCAGGCACCCATCAAAATCTTCCCTCTATA of Ahaetulla prasina isolate Xishuangbanna chromosome 6, ASM2864084v1, whole genome shotgun sequence contains these proteins:
- the OSTN gene encoding osteocrin: MQQPESTSAIWWYIGAQQLVPAVLTRTLSGPEMQPCQQTAGYLILTLLLLWQPRRAFQAQAMQEQPLDPALGPGPRQLLPSREEKSTTDLVAKMLLLNELVSLENDVFETKKKRSFTGFGSPLDRLSKGLKTKQRKVVPLPKKRFGLPLDRIGVNRLSSSRA